The Oryzihumus leptocrescens sequence GGCCCGCGGGTTGGCCTCGAGCACGTAGAGGACGTCCTGGGCCAGCGCGAACTGGACGTTCATCAGGCCCTTGACCCCGATGCCCTGGGCCAGCTTGAGCGTCGACTCGCGCACCCGGTTGAGCTCCTCGGGCCCGAGGGTCACCGGCGGCAGCACGCACGCGGAGTCACCGGAGTGGATGCCGGCCTCCTCGATGTGCTCCATGATCCCGCCGAGGTACATCTCGTGGCCGTCGTAGAGCGCGTCGACGTCGATCTCGATCGCCTCGTCGAGGAACCGGTCGACCAGCACCGGGTGCTCCGGGGAGGCGTGCGTCGCGCGGGTGACGTAGCCCGCGAGCGTCTCGTCGTCGTACACGATCTCCATGCCGCGTCCGCCGAGGACGTACGAGGGCCGCACCAGGACCGGGTAGCCGATCTCCCGGGCCACCTCGATGGCCTCCTCCGCGCTGTATGCCGTGCCGTGGCGGGGAGCGGGCAGCTGCGCCTCGTGCAGGACCCGGCCGAAGGCACCGCGGTCCTCGGCGAGGTGGATCGCCTCCGGGGAGGTGCCGACCACCGGCACGCCCTCGTCCTTGAGCGCCTGGGCCAGGCCGAGCGGGGTCTGCCCGCCGAGCTGCACCACGACGCCGGCGACCGGGCCGGCCTGCCGCTCGGCGTGGACCACCTCGAGCACGTCCTCCAGGGTGAGCGGCTCGAAGTACAGCCGGCTGGAGGTGTCGTAGTCGGTGGAGACCGTCTCGGGGTTGCAGTTGACCATCACCGTGTCGAAGCCGTGGTCGCGCAGCGCGAAGCTGGCGTGGACGCAGGAGTAGTCGAACTCCACGCCCTGGCCGATCCGGTTGGGTCCCGAGCCGAGGATGATCACCGCGGGCCGCTCGCGCGGCTGCACCTCGGTCTCCTCGTCGTAGGAGCTGTAGTGGTAGGGCGTCTGCGCCGCGAACTCCGCCGCGCAGGTGTCGACGGTCTTGTAGACCGGGCGCACGCCGAGGGCGTGCCGCACGCCGCGGACCACGGCCTCCGGCATGCCGGTGAGCTCGGCCAGCTGGGCGTCGGAGAAGCCGTGCCGCTTGGCCAGGCGCAGCAGCCGCGGGGTCAGCTGGTCCGCCGCCGCGATGGTCTCCGCGACCTGGTTGATGAGCTGCATCTGGTCCAGGAACCACGGGTCGATGCCCGTCGCCTCGTGCACCTGCTCGACGGTCAGCCCGCCGCGCAGCGCCTGCTGCACCAGCACGATCCGGCCGTCGGTGGGGGTGCGGGCCTGGTCCAGCAGCGCGCGGGCCTGCTCCTTGCTCGGCGCCTCGTCCTGGCGCCAGTGGAAGGTGGAGCCCTTGCGCTCCATCGACCGCAGCGCCTTCTGCAGCGCCTCGGTGAAGTTGCGCCCGATGGCCATGGCCTCGCCGACCGACTTCATCGTCGTGGTCAGCGTCGGGTCGGCGGCGGGGAACTTCTCGAACGCGAACCGCGGCACCTTGACCACCACGTAGTCCAGGGTCGGCTCGAAGCTCGCCGGCGTCTCGCGGGTGATGTCGTTGGGCACCTCGTCGAGGGTGTAGCCGACGGCCATCTTCGCGGCGATCTTGGCGATCGGGAAGCCGGTCGCCTTGGACGCCAGCGCCGACGAGCGCGAGACCCGCGGGTTCATCTCGATGACGATGATCCGGCCGTCGGCCGGGTTGACCGCGAACTGGATGTTGCAGCCGCCGGTGTCGACGCCGACCTCGCGGATGACCTTGATGCCGATGTCGCGCAGCCGCTGGTACTCGCGGTCGGTCAGCGTCAGCGCGGGGGCGACGGTGATCGAGTCGCCGGTGTGCACGCCCATCGGGTCGAGGTTCTCGATCGAGCAGACGACCACGACGTTGTCGGCGTGGTCGCGCATGACCTCGAGCTCGTACTCCTTCCAGCCGAGGATGGACTCCTCCAGGAGCACCTCGGTGGTGGGGCTGTCGTGCAGGCCGGCACCCGCGATACGGCGCAGGTCCTCCTCGTCGTGCGCGAAGCCGGAGCCGAGGCCGCCCATGGTGAAGGACGGGCGCACGACCATGGGGTAGCCGAGCTCCTCGGCGGCCGCGAGGCACTCCTCCATCGTGTGCGCGATGATCGACCGGGCCACCTCCGCGCCGCAGCGCTCGACGACGCCCTTGAACGCCTGGCGGTCCTCCCCGAGCTGGATCGCGTCGACGTTGGCGCCGATGAGCGGGCAGCTGTACTTCTCCAGGACGCCGTTCTCGTGCAACGCGATCGCGGCGTTGAGCGCGGTCTGCCCGCCGAGGGTGGCGAGCACCGCGTCCGGGCGCTCCTTGGCGATGATCGTCTCGATGACCTCGGGGGTGATCGGCTCGACGTAGGTCGCGTCGGCGAACTCCGGGTCGGTCATGATCGTCGCCGGGTTGGAGTTGACCAGGATGACCCGGATGCCCTCCTCGCGCAGGACGCGGCAGGCCTGGGTGCCGGAGTAGTCGAACTCGCAGGCCTGGCCGATGACGATCGGGCCGGACCCGATGACCAGGACGCTGTTGATGTCGTTCCGCTTGGGCATCAGGCGCGGCCCTCCTTGTTGGCAGTCATCAGGGACACGAAGCGGTCGAACAGGTAGCCGGCGTCGTGGGGGCCGGCCGCCGCCTCGGGGTGGTACTGCACCGAGTAGGCCGGCAGGTCCAGGCACTCCAGGCCCTCGACGACGTCGTCGTTGAGGCAGACGTGGGAGACCTGCACGCGCCCGTATGCCGGGTTGCCCGGGGCGGTGACCGCGCCGTCCAGCGGTGCGTCCACGGCGAAGCCGTGGTTGTGGGCGGTGACCTCCACCTTGCCGGTGGAGCGGTCGATGACCGGCTGGTTGATCCCGCGGTGGCCGTACTTGAGCTTGTAGGTGCCGAAGCCGAGGGCCCGGCCGAGCAGCTGGTTGCCGAAGCAGATGCCGAAGAACGGGATCCGCGCGTCGAGGACCTGCCGCAGCAGGGTCACCTCGTGCTCGGCGCTGGCGGGGTCACCGGGCCCGTTGGAGAAGAAGACGCCGTCCGGGGACAGCGCCGTCACCTGCTCGAACGTGGCCGTGGCCGGCAGCACGTGCACCTCGATCCCCTGCTGCGCCATGAGCGCCGGGGTCATCGCCTTGATCCCGAGGTCGAGGGCCGCGACGGTGAACCGCTTCTCCCCCACCGCCGGGACGACGTAGGGCTCGGTGGTCGTGACCTCGCCGGCGAGCGCCGCGCCGCTCATCTGCGGGGCGGTGCGGACGCGCTCCAGCAGCTGCTCCTGCGGCTCGCGGGCGGCGGCGCCGGAGAAGACCCCGACCCGCATGGCGCCGCGCTCGCGCAGGTGGCGGGTCAGCGCCCGGGTGTCGATGCCGCTGATGCCGACGACGCCCTGCGCCGCGAGCTCGTCCTCGAGGGTGCGCTGCGAGCGCCAGCTCGACGGGCGCACCGCGGGGTCGCGGACCACGTAGCCGGCGACCCAGATGCGCCGGGACTCGGGGTCCTCGTCGTTGACGCCCGTGTTGCCGACGTGCGGGGCGGTCATGACGACCACCTGCCGGTGGTAGCTGGGGTCGGTGAGCGTCTCCTGGTAGCCGGTCATGCCGGTGGAGAAGACCGCCTCGCCGACGGTCTCGCCCACCGCGCCGTAGGCGTCGCCGCAGAAGGCGCGCCCGTCCTCCAGGACGAGGATCGCGGGCTCGCGCTCGAGCAGGTCGGGATGGGGGTTCACAGGTCTCCGTCCTCGATCAGCCGGTTCACGGCCTCGATCAGCGCGTCGGTTTCGGTCTTGTAGCGGGGCAGGAACCCGGTGTCGTAGATCTGCCCGTCGGGGGCACGCCAGGAGACGACGACCAGGCGGTTCTGCCCGACGAACTTGCCGGCCATGCCCCGGTCGAGCCGCACCGCGGTGACGGTGTGCCGCTCGACGTGCACCGGCACCGCGCCCTGGCGCTCCCAGCGCACGCCGGCGCCGTCGACGATCATCGTCGCCTCGGACTTCGCGCCCAGCCCGGCCGCGTTGACCCGCTCGAGGCGGGAGACGGCGATGGTGGTGCTGACGTAGGTGCCCTCGGCGCGGGCCCAGTCGTCGATCGCCATCGGCAGCTCGAACTGGCCGGTCTCCTCCAGCGACATCAACGTCGGCGCGTCCTCCTCCGGCGGCGCGGGGACCACGGGGATCTCGCCCGTGGCGTCGCGCTGGACCGGATCGGGGGCGCGGTAGGTGGCCAGGGGCGTCCCCGTCGCGGCAGCGACCGCCGCGGACTGGTGACGGCGCGCACGGCGCAGCCACCCGAGGTACATCAGGGCGTAGACCACCCCGAGGACGATCAGCAGCACCCCCACTGCCTGCAGGCGGGTCATGCCAGGGCTCCCTTCAGCACCGTGGGGCGGCCCCGCAGCACCGTGCCGTGGACCGCGCCGGTGAGGGTGCGACCATGCCAGGGGTTGTTGCGGGACAGCGAGTGGGACGCCTGCCGGTCGATGGTGACCGTGGCGTCGGGGTCGACAAGGGTGAGGTTGGCCGGCTCGCCGACGGCGAGCGGTCGGCCGTGGCCGGTCAGGCCGGCGATGCGGGCCGGGCTGACCGACATGACGCGGGCCACCCCGGCCCAGTCCAGCCGGCCGGAGCGCACCATGACGTCGCTGACGACCGACAGCGCGGTCTCCAGGCCGAGCATCCCGAAGGCGGCGTCGACGAAGGCGTGCTCCTTGTCGTGCCGGGCGTGCGGGGCGTGGTCGGTGGCAACCGCGTCGATGGTGCCGTCGGCCAGCGCCTCGCGCAGCGCCTCGACGTCCTCGGCCGGGCGCAGCGGCGGGTTGACCTTGAACGTCGGGTCGTAGCCGGCGAGCAGGTCGGTGGTCAGCACCAGGTGGTGCGGGGTGACCTCGGCGGTCACCGCGATGCCCTGCGCCTTGGCCCAGCGGAGCACCTCGACGGTGCCGGCGGTGGAGGCGTGGGCGACGTGGACGCGCGAGCCGGTGTGCCGGGCCAGCATCACGTCGCGCGCGACGATGCTCTCCTCGGCGACGGCGGGCCAGCCGGGCAGGCCGAGCCGGCCCGAGAGCTCACCCTCGTGGCAGCAGGCGTCGGGGCCGGCCAGACGCGGGTCCTGGGAGTGCTGGGACACGACACCGCCGAAGGCCTTGACGTACTCCAGGGCGCGGCGCATCACGCGGGCGTCGGCCACGCAGCGGCCGTCGTCGGAGAAGACCCGCACCCGGGCCCGGCTGCGGGCCATGAGGCCGAGCTCGGCGAGCTCCTCGCCGGCCAGGCCCTTGGTGACGGCACCGACCGGCTGCACGTCGACCAGCCCGGCCCGCTGCCCGAGCTCGGCGACCCGCTCGGCGGCCTCGGCGGTGTCGGTGACCGGCGAGGTGTTGGCCATGGCGAGCACGGCGGTGTAGCCGCCGACCGCCGCCGCGGCCGAGCCGCTGGCGATGGTCTCGGCGTCCTCGCGGCCGGGCTCGCGCAGGTGCGTGTGCAGGTCGACCAGCCCGGGCAGGGCGACCAGGCCGTCGGCGTCGATGACCTCGGCGTCGGCCGGCACGCTGAC is a genomic window containing:
- the carB gene encoding carbamoyl-phosphate synthase large subunit, translated to MPKRNDINSVLVIGSGPIVIGQACEFDYSGTQACRVLREEGIRVILVNSNPATIMTDPEFADATYVEPITPEVIETIIAKERPDAVLATLGGQTALNAAIALHENGVLEKYSCPLIGANVDAIQLGEDRQAFKGVVERCGAEVARSIIAHTMEECLAAAEELGYPMVVRPSFTMGGLGSGFAHDEEDLRRIAGAGLHDSPTTEVLLEESILGWKEYELEVMRDHADNVVVVCSIENLDPMGVHTGDSITVAPALTLTDREYQRLRDIGIKVIREVGVDTGGCNIQFAVNPADGRIIVIEMNPRVSRSSALASKATGFPIAKIAAKMAVGYTLDEVPNDITRETPASFEPTLDYVVVKVPRFAFEKFPAADPTLTTTMKSVGEAMAIGRNFTEALQKALRSMERKGSTFHWRQDEAPSKEQARALLDQARTPTDGRIVLVQQALRGGLTVEQVHEATGIDPWFLDQMQLINQVAETIAAADQLTPRLLRLAKRHGFSDAQLAELTGMPEAVVRGVRHALGVRPVYKTVDTCAAEFAAQTPYHYSSYDEETEVQPRERPAVIILGSGPNRIGQGVEFDYSCVHASFALRDHGFDTVMVNCNPETVSTDYDTSSRLYFEPLTLEDVLEVVHAERQAGPVAGVVVQLGGQTPLGLAQALKDEGVPVVGTSPEAIHLAEDRGAFGRVLHEAQLPAPRHGTAYSAEEAIEVAREIGYPVLVRPSYVLGGRGMEIVYDDETLAGYVTRATHASPEHPVLVDRFLDEAIEIDVDALYDGHEMYLGGIMEHIEEAGIHSGDSACVLPPVTLGPEELNRVRESTLKLAQGIGVKGLMNVQFALAQDVLYVLEANPRASRTVPFVAKATGVPLARAAARVMLGASIAELRAEGMLPPEGDGGRMPAHAPMAVKEAVLPFKRFRTREGQVVDSLLGPEMRSTGEVMGIDADFGAAFAKSQLGSISGLPRKGTIFVSVANRDKRGMIFPVKRLADLGFDLIATAGTADVLRRNGIHAEVVRKHSQGQGADGEPTIVDRILAGEVGMVVNTPSGRDARADGYAIRAATTSMDRPIITTVQQLAAAVQGIEAQMAGPVRVKSLQDHARDLDLYGRGTRA
- a CDS encoding dihydroorotase, with the translated sequence MSLLIKGADLAGAGAGDLLVRDGVIVEAGAVSVPADAEVIDADGLVALPGLVDLHTHLREPGREDAETIASGSAAAAVGGYTAVLAMANTSPVTDTAEAAERVAELGQRAGLVDVQPVGAVTKGLAGEELAELGLMARSRARVRVFSDDGRCVADARVMRRALEYVKAFGGVVSQHSQDPRLAGPDACCHEGELSGRLGLPGWPAVAEESIVARDVMLARHTGSRVHVAHASTAGTVEVLRWAKAQGIAVTAEVTPHHLVLTTDLLAGYDPTFKVNPPLRPAEDVEALREALADGTIDAVATDHAPHARHDKEHAFVDAAFGMLGLETALSVVSDVMVRSGRLDWAGVARVMSVSPARIAGLTGHGRPLAVGEPANLTLVDPDATVTIDRQASHSLSRNNPWHGRTLTGAVHGTVLRGRPTVLKGALA
- the carA gene encoding glutamine-hydrolyzing carbamoyl-phosphate synthase small subunit, with the translated sequence MNPHPDLLEREPAILVLEDGRAFCGDAYGAVGETVGEAVFSTGMTGYQETLTDPSYHRQVVVMTAPHVGNTGVNDEDPESRRIWVAGYVVRDPAVRPSSWRSQRTLEDELAAQGVVGISGIDTRALTRHLRERGAMRVGVFSGAAAREPQEQLLERVRTAPQMSGAALAGEVTTTEPYVVPAVGEKRFTVAALDLGIKAMTPALMAQQGIEVHVLPATATFEQVTALSPDGVFFSNGPGDPASAEHEVTLLRQVLDARIPFFGICFGNQLLGRALGFGTYKLKYGHRGINQPVIDRSTGKVEVTAHNHGFAVDAPLDGAVTAPGNPAYGRVQVSHVCLNDDVVEGLECLDLPAYSVQYHPEAAAGPHDAGYLFDRFVSLMTANKEGRA